One genomic window of Solanum dulcamara chromosome 12, daSolDulc1.2, whole genome shotgun sequence includes the following:
- the LOC129877187 gene encoding cellulose synthase-like protein D4, which translates to MASLSGAPSKKTTRSSRGTNPGDSQGGGKGSSGGQTVKFARRTSSGRYVSLSREDLDMSGELSGDYMNYTVQIPPTPDNQPMDTSVAAKAEEQYVSNSLFTGGFNSVTRAHLMDKVIESEVSHPQMAGSKGSSCSMPACDGKIMKDERGNDVIPCECRFKLCRDCYMDAQKDTGLCPGCKEAYKVGDLEDEIPNFSNGALSLPAPNGSKGMMRRNQNGEFDHNKWLFETQGTYGYGNAYWPDDRDGDDGDGGMHNTMLDTSADIPWKPLSRKLPIPHSIISPYRLLIIIRLLVLGFFLAWRIRHPNPDAMWLYVMSIICEIWFSFSWILDQMPKISPVNRSTDLVALREKFEMPSPSNPLGRSDLPGVDMFVSTSDPEKEPPLITANTILSILAVDYPVEKLACYISDDSCTLLTFEAMAEAASFADLWVPFCRKHAIEPRNPEAYFLLKGDPTKNKKRSDFVKDRRRVKREYDEFKVRINSLQDSIRRRSGAFNAREEMKMLKHMKENGTDPTEVIKVQKATWMADGTHWPGSWSVPSRDHGKGDHPGILQVLLKPPSSDPLMGGGDQDKLLDFSDVDIRLPMFVYVSREKRPEYEHNKKAGAMNALVRASAILSNGPFILNLEWDHYIYNCLAIREGMCFMMDRGGEDICYIQFPQRFEGVDPSDRYANHNTVFFDGNMRALDGLQGPMYVGTGCMFKRFALYGFEPANPNKTPQKGAEAQTLKATDFDPDLDVNLLPKHFGNSTMLAESIPIAEFQSRPIADHPAVKYGRPPGALRAPKEPLDATNVAEAVSVISCWYEENTEWGDRFGWIYGSEMEDVVTGYRMHNRGWRSIYCITKRDAFRGLAPINLTDRLYQVLRWATGSVEIFFSRNNAFLASRKLKFLQRLAYLNVSVYPFTSFFIVVFCFLPPLSLISGQFIVQNINVVFLVFILTIALCLIGLAILEVKWSGVALEDWWRNEQFWLISGVSSHLAALVLGVLKVFMGIEISFTLTSKSAGEDVDDAYAELYMVKWTSLMIPPIVIGMVNIIAILVAFSRAIFAIVPQWGKSIGGTFFAFWVLAHLYPFAKGLMGRRRKTPTIVFVWSGLIAITLSLLWIALGNPQGGPVQGVAGGGFQFP; encoded by the exons atggcAAGCTTGTCGGGTGCACCATCGAAGAAGACAACACGTAGCAGTAGAGGAACAAATCCAGGAGACTCTCAGGGTGGTGGTAAGGGAAGTTCAGGCGGGCAAACAGTAAAATTTGCACGAAGAACATCTAGTGGACGATATGTGAGCCTGTCGAGAGAAGACCTTGATATGTCGGGTGAATTATCAGGAGATTACATGAATTACACTGTCCAAATCCCGCCTACGCCTGATAATCAGCCAATGGATACGTCTGTTGCTGCCAAAGCAGAAGAGCAATATGTTTCTAATTCGTTATTCACAGGGGGATTCAACAGCGTCACTCGCGCACATCTCATGGATAAGGTGATCGAATCGGAAGTTAGTCATCCTCAAATGGCTGGATCCAAGGGATCATCATGTTCCATGCCTGCTTGTGATGGAAAGATCATGAAagatgaaaggggtaatgatgTAATCCCATGTGAATGCAg GTTCAAATTATGTAGAGATTGCTACATGGATGCACAAAAAGACACGGGTCTATGCCCCGGTTGCAAAGAAGCATACAAGGTAGGAGATCTTGAAGATGAGATCCCAAATTTTTCTAATGGAGCATTGTCATTACCAGCACCAAATGGTTCGAAAGGTATGATGAGGAGAAATCAAAATGGAGAGTTTGATCACAACAAATGGTTGTTCGAGACACAAGGCACGTACGGGTATGGAAATGCTTATTGGCCTGATGATAGGGATGGAGATGATGGTGATGGAGGTATGCATAACACCATGCTAGATACATCTGCTGATATACCTTGGAAACCCCTCAGTAGGAAATTGCCAATACCACATAGTATCATTAGCCCGTATAG GTTGCTAATTATTATTCGACTACTGGTACTAGGGTTCTTCTTGGCATGGAGAATACGGCATCCAAACCCGGATGCAATGTGGTTATATGTGATGTCAATTATATGTGAAATATGGTTCTCATTTTCATGGATCCTGGATCAGATGCCCAAGATATCGCCAGTTAATCGGTCTACTGACCTAGTGGCACTACGCGAGAAATTTGAAATGCCATCACCGTCCAATCCTTTGGGTAGGTCAGATCTACCAGGAGTTGATATGTTTGTATCAACGTCTGATCCAGAGAAAGAGCCACCCCTTATCACAGCCAATACCATCCTATCCATCTTAGCAGTTGACTATCCCGTGGAGAAGCTAGCTTGTTACATTTCAGACGATAGCTGTACCCTTCTAACATTTGAGGCAATGGCAGAAGCTGCTAGCTTTGCTGATTTGTGGGTACCATTCTGCAGGAAACATGCTATTGAGCCTAGGAATCCTGAAGCCTATTTTCTCCTCAAGGGAGACCCTACAAAGAACAAAAAGAGATCAGATTTCGTCAAAGATAGACGAAGAGTAAAAAGAGAATATGATGAATTTAAGGTAAGGATAAACAGTCTGCAAGATTCAATAAGAAGGAGATCAGGCGCATTTAATGCTCGAGAGGAAATGAAGATGTTAAAGCACATGAAAGAGAATGGTACTGATCCTACAGAGGTGATCAAAGTGCAAAAGGCCACTTGGATGGCTGATGGAACTCACTGGCCTGGATCATGGTCTGTCCCCAGCAGGGATCATGGCAAGGGTGATCATCCCGGGATACTTCAG GTATTGTTGAAACCCCCAAGTAGTGATCCCCTAATGGGAGGGGGTGATCAAGATAAGCTACTAGATTTTTCGGACGTGGACATAAGGCTTCCAATGTTTGTGTATGTGTCGCGTGAGAAGAGACCTGAGTATGAACACAATAAAAAAGCAGGTGCCATGAATGCCCTAGTGCGAGCTTCTGCCATATTGTCTAATGGCCCCTTCATACTCAACCTTGAGTGGGATCACTATATCTACAACTGCTTAGCTATTCGTGAAGGCATGTGTTTCATGATGGACAGAGGTGGAGAAGACATATGTTATATTCAATTCCCTCAACGATTTGAAGGAGTCGATCCCTCAGATCGTTATGCCAATCACAATACTGTTTTTTTTGATGGAAATATGCGTGCCCTTGATGGTCTACAG ggTCCCATGTATGTTGGGACGGGTTGCATGTTTAAGCGATTTGCACTTTATGGGTTTGAACCAGCAAATCCAAATAAGACACCACAAAAAGGTGCAGAGGCTCAAACATTGAAAGCCACAGATTTTGATCCTGACTTAGATGTGAATCTACTACCTAAGCATTTTGGTAACTCCACAATGTTAGCAGAGTCTATTCCAATTGCTGAGTTCCAAAGTCGCCCTATCGCTGATCACCCTGCTGTCAAGTATGGACGACCTCCTGGTGCTCTTAGAGCCCCAAAGGAACCACTTGATGCCACCAACGTTGCCGAAGCAGTCTCTGTTATATCTTGTTG GTATGAAGAAAATACAGAGTGGGGTGATCGATTCGGATGGATTTATGGTTCAGAGATGGAAGATGTGGTGACTGGATACCGGATGCACAATCGTGGATGGCGTTCTATTTATTGCATCACCAAGCGCGATGCGTTCCGTGGATTAGCTCCTATAAATCTAACAGATAGGCTTTATCAAGTGCTCCGTTGGGCTACAGGATCTGTTGAAATCTTTTTCTCAAGAAACAATGCCTTTCTTGCATCCAGAAAACTCAAATTCCTCCAACGTCTTGCTTACCTTAATGTCAGCGTTTATCCTTTCACTTCATTTTTCATCGTCGTCTTCTGCTTTCTTCCTCCACTCTCCCTCATATCCGGTCAATTCATCGTCCAAAATATTAACGTTGTATTCCTTGTATTTATATTAACCATAGCTCTCTGTCTCATTGGTTTAGCTATCTTGGAGGTGAAATGGTCTGGAGTTGCTTTAGAAGATTGGTGGAGAAATGAACAGTTTTGGCTCATTTCAGGTGTTAGTTCCCATCTTGCTGCTCTCGTGCTAGGTGTTCTTAAAGTTTTCATGggaattgaaatatcttttacTCTCACATCAAAATCCGCTGGAGAAGACGTTGATGACGCCTATGCTGAATTGTACATGGTCAAGTGGACATCATTGATGATACCGCCTATTGTCATCGGTATGGTTAACATAATTGCCATTTTGGTTGCATTTTCTAGGGCCATATTTGCCATTGTACCCCAATGGGGAAAATCCATTGGTGGAACATTTTTTGCTTTCTGGGTGTTGGCTCACTTGTATCCTTTTGCTAAGGGACTCATgggtagaagaagaaaaacaccCACAATTGTCTTTGTTTGGTCAGGACTCATTGCAATAACACTCTCCTTGCTATGGATAGCTCTTGGTAACCCACAAGGGGGTCCTGTACAAGGGGTTGCTGGTGGTGGCTTTCAATTTCCTTAA